In Emys orbicularis isolate rEmyOrb1 chromosome 12, rEmyOrb1.hap1, whole genome shotgun sequence, one genomic interval encodes:
- the LOC135886577 gene encoding olfactory receptor 10A4-like, with the protein MTYSVSDPGENQTISDVFILVGFSYLNKLQIVLFLLLLVIYLVTLIGNLLVIFLIKLNPSLHTPMYFFLVNLSFLEICYTSSVVPQLLVHLLVEEKTISIVGCAVQMYVFTILGLTECCLLAAMAYDRYIAICNPLHYRTIMSGRVCAQLAGASWTIGISVEVAQTTWIFRLPFCGSNRIHHFFCDIPPVVKMACTDTSKNEIMVFTVSVLFIMSPFLLIILSYICIISSILKLQSTEGRHKAFSTCSSHLMVVTLFYGTALITYLRPKSSSNPDSDLIISLMNTIVAPVLNPIIYTLRNKEVKGAFRKTVEKSISSHNQRN; encoded by the coding sequence ATGACCTATTCTGTGAGTGACCCTGGAGAGAACCAGACCATCTCCGATGTGTTCATCCTGGTGGGGTTTTCGTACCTTAACAAgctgcaaattgttctgtttctgtTGCTTCTGGTCATCTACCTGGTCACCCTGATAGGGAACCTGCTTGTTATCTTCCTTATAAAGTTAAACCCCtctctccacacccccatgtatttcttcctggtGAACCTGTCATTCTTGGAAATCTGCTACACCAGCAGTGTGGTCCCTCAGCTGCTGGTTCACCTCCTGGTGGAGGAAAAGACCATCTCTATTGTGGGCTGCGCGGTCCAGATGTACGTCTTCACCATCCTGGGCCTCACAGAATGCTGCCTCTTAGCAGCCATGGCGTACGATCGCTACATAGCCATATGCAACCCCTTGCACTACAGAACCATCATGAGTGGCCGGGTGTGCGCACAGCTCGCAGGTGCTTCATGGACCATTGGCATCTCAGTGGAAGTAGCTCAGACCACGTGGATCTTCCGCTTGCCCTTTTGTGGCTCCAACCGCATCCACCACTTCTTCTGTGACATCCCACCAGTGGTGAAGATGGCATGCACGGACACATCAAAAAATGAGATTATGGTTTTCACTGTGTCGGTGCTGTTCATCATGAGTCCTTTTTTGTTGATAATCCTGTCCTACATCTGCATTATTTCCTCCATCCTTAAACTCCAGTCAACGGAGGGaaggcataaagccttctccacctgctcctcccacctcatggTGGTGACTTTGTTCTATGGAACAGCTCTTATCACCTACCTCAGGCCAAAATCTAGCTCCAACCCAGATAGTGATCTAATCATTTCCCTCATGAACACAATTGTGGCCCCAGTTTTGAACCCCATAATATACACTCTGAGGAACAAAGAGGTGAAGGGAGCCTTTAGAAAAACAGTAGAGAAGAGCATCTCTTCACACAACCAGAGAAATTAG
- the LOC135886272 gene encoding olfactory receptor 10A4-like, with the protein MTYSEREPDENQTISDVFILVGFSYLTRLQILLFLVFLVTYLVTLVGNLLIILLIKLNPSLHTPMYFFLLNLSFLEICYTTSVVPQLLAHLLVEQKTISIAGCTAQMYVFTILGLTECCLLAAMAYDRYITICNPLHYRTIMSARVCAQLAAASWTIGISVEVAQTTWIFSLPFCGSNRIHHFFCDIPPVVKMACTDTSKNEFVVLAVSVLFIMSPFLLITLSYIYIISTILKLPSAEGRRKAFSTCSSHLMVVTLFYGAALFTYLRPKSIFAPESDQMISLMYTVVTPVLNPIIYTLRNKEVKGAFRKTIEKSIFSHNRRNQRMKDIVS; encoded by the coding sequence ATGACATATTCTGAGAGAGAGCCGGATGAGAACCAGACCATTTCTGATGTGTTCATCCTGGTGGGGTTTTCGTACCTTACCAGACTCCAAATCCTTCTGTTTCTGGTGTTTCTGGTCACCTACCTGGTCACCCTGGTGGGGAACCTGCTCATTATCCTCCTTATAAAGCTAAACCCATCACTTCAtacccccatgtatttcttcctgctAAACCTGTCCTTCTTGGAAATCTGCTACACCACCAGTGTGGTCCCTCAGCTGCTGGCTCACCTTCTGGTGGAGCAAAAGACCATCTCCATTGCGGGCTGCACTGCCCAGATGTATGTCTTCACCATCCTGGGCCTCACAGAATGCTGCCTCCTAGCAGCCATGGCGTACGACCGCTACATAACCATATGCAACCCGTTGCACTACAGAACCATCATGAGTGCTCGGGTGTGTGCACAGCTCGCGGCTGCTTCATGGACCATCGGCATCTCGGTGGAAGTAGCTCAGACCACTTGGATCTTCAGCCTGCCCTTCTGTGGCTCCAACCGCATCCACCACTTCTTCTGTGACATCCCACCAGTGGTGAAGATGGCATGCACGGACACATCCAAAAATGAATTTGTGGTCTTGGCTGTGTCGGTGCTGTTCATCATGAGCCCTTTCCTGCTGATAACCCTGTCCTACATCTACATTATCTCCACCATCCTCAAGCTGCCGTCGGCAGAGGGAAGgcgtaaagccttctccacctgttcCTCCCACCTCATGGTGGTGACTTTGTTCTATGGAGCGGCCCTTTTCACCTACCTGAGGCCCAAGTCTATCTTCGCCCCAGAGAGTGATCAAATGATTTCCCTCATGTACACAGTTGTGACCCCAGTGTTGAACCCCATAATATACACGTTGAGGAACAAAGAGGTGAAGGGAGCCTTTAGAAAAACAATAGAAAAGAGCATCTTTTCACACAACCGGAGAAATCAGAGAATGAAAGATATAGTTAGTTAA